The following coding sequences are from one Pocillopora verrucosa isolate sample1 chromosome 5, ASM3666991v2, whole genome shotgun sequence window:
- the LOC136281156 gene encoding G-protein coupled receptor GRL101-like, whose protein sequence is MYRSCFTGYSVTIVTLRKLEYNKIEKLHEDQFQGLVELLDLYLSENKIEALPDKIFKGAKKLRSLFMHYNLMAELPKGFFKHLTHIIRVTLDTNLMCCHLDLFRQDADCEYSFNDNFASCHSMFRHHAPRRTLWIVGLLSLLGSLFVVGWQYFYPDNNVVQSIMLVNLGVSDGIMGIYLIIIGIKDLQWSGEYYLHDYEWRTSWFCHFNGAMSVFSSEVSVMMISLIALDRLKNIVFPYTFAKITPRQTCLMCVVIWLVGGVMAFLPLSGMHYFSEWYYGNNVVCLPLQLSPELQEGWEYSTSIFIVLNFSLFIFITVAYVAILWKSWSSSRRLGAHGTVREIRARAQSAQAKRERALAKRVFFIILTDFLCWMPIIAIGIRSHVEKTFDPPGDLAVWIAVFALPINSAINPLLYTLSTPQVQPVLKAKLRKLWSNVRSIFSRGQNQEGFQGGEDGTEVENDQQAHIGNGDEHANVEEGEQIEIQLIAQIEIPEVEAPELPAPQPEIEQACEGDTNPSSSDYEDDFDIRPASTKTVEGEAGGIKREPKKTIEEAVESEEQVEIEEISVPSNKEARKADEGEEMHEPDMDVVEEGEEDVFDTRPL, encoded by the exons atgtaccgatcgtgttttacaggatatagcgtgactatagtaacgcttag GAAACTGGAGTACAACAAAATTGAGAAGCTTCATGAAGATCAGTTCCAGGGCTTGGTGGAGCTATTAGATTT atatctctcggagaacaaaatcgaggctctgcctgataaaattttcaagggcgCTAAAAAGCTCAGATCTCT gttcatgcattacaacctgatggccgagctccccaaaggctttttcaagcatttgacGCACATCATCAGAGT AACATtggacaccaacctgatgtgcTGCCATCTCGATCTTTTCAGGCAGGATGCTGATTGCGAATACTCCTTCAATGACAATTTCGCAAGCTGCCACTCCATGTTCCGCCACCATGCTCCAAGGAGAACTCTTTGGATTGTCGGTCTTCTCTCGTTGCTAGGGTCTTTATTCGTAGTTGGGTGGCAGTATTTCTACCCTGATAACAATGTGGTCCAGTCTATCATGTTGGTGAATCTGGGTGTATCTGACGGCATCATGGGGATATACCTTATCATTATTGGCATAAAAGACCTGCAATGGTCAGGGGAATACTACCTGCATGACTATGAGTGGCGCACCAGttggttttgccatttcaatggtgccatgtctgtcttttcaagtgaagtgtcagtgatgatgatttctctgatCGCATTGGACAGACTCAAGAACATCGTGTTTCCTTacacctttgcaaaaattaccccAAGGCAGACCTGTCTAATGTGCGTAGTTATCTGGCTGGTGGGAGGCGTTATGGCATTCCTTCCCTTGTCTGGAATGCACTATTTCAGCGAGTGGTACTATGGCAATAATGTAGTGTGCCTGCCCCTGCAGCTTTCCCCTGAATTACAAGAAGGCTGGGAATACTCCACttccatttttatcgttttgaatttttccctattcatcttcatcacGGTTGCTTACGTTGCCATCTTGTGGAAATCATGGTCGTCAAGCAGACGGCTTGGTGCACATGGAACTGTTCGTGAAATACGAGCAAGAGCACAAAGTGCAcaagctaaaagagaaagagcacttgccaaaagagtcttcttcattattctgaccgatttcttgtgttggatgCCAATCATTGCTATCGGCATCCGGTCCCAcgtcgagaaaacatttgatcctCCTGGTGATCTGGCAGTGTGGATTGCAGTGTTCGCTCTGCCGATCAATTCAGCTATCAACCCATTGCTGTATACGCTTTCTACTCCACAg GTTCAGCctgtgttgaaagcaaaactgaggAAGCTGTGGTCCAATGTTCGATCTATTTTCAGCAgaggacaaaatcaagaag GCTTTCAAGGGGGAGAGGATGGAACTG AAGTAGAAAATGATCAGCAGGCACACATTGGAAATGGGGATGAACATGCTAACGTCGAGGAGG GGGAACAGATTGAAATACAGTTAATAGCACAGATCGAAAtcccagaagtggaagcccctgaattgcctgcTCCCCAACCAG AGATTGAACAAGCCTGTGAGGGGGATACGAATCCATcttcctcag ATTATGAGGATGATTTTGACATCAGACCAGCCTCTACAAAGACTGTGGAAG GTGAAGCAGGAGGAATTAAGCGTGAACCTAAAAAGACAATTGAGGAAG CTGTTGAATCTGAGGAGCAGGTGGAAATTGAAGAGATTTCAGTACCCAGTAACAAAG aagctagAAAAGCTGATGAAGGAGAGGAGATGCATGAGCCTGACATGGATGTCGTAGAGGAAG GGGAAGAAGACGTGTTTGATACCAGGCCGCTTTAG